GtcaaacaaaacaacaaaaacccaaaatcaatcaACAATGTACCTTAGCAGAAATCGAGGTTTTAAAAGTGGAAAAACGAGGGATTGAAAGAGAAGAAGAGTGAGAGAATTTAAGGCCGTGAAATTGAGACTGTGATGACTTGGTGAGAATTGGGATGGATTTAGAAAGTGACAATTGGGGCTTTGAAGTGTGAGAAGGGAATAATGAAGCCACTGTGTGGCTTGAAAGACTGAGAGAAGAAGCCATTAATGGGTTTAGTGAAGAAAAGGAAGCTTTTTTGTGTTCGGTTggattttgaagaagaaaaagataagaGATTGGTGATGGGTGAATGGTTATTGGATCATAGGGGATATGGGAGAAGAATGGTGAATGATGATAGATCATCGGCGTGGACAATTGGTGTCCCCTAAAATCTTTGCCGATTCCATGCGTTAAGTGTAATGAAGAATTGGGTAAATTTGGAGTTTAGTCATTTAtataccttttaaattattaaaaattattatctatGATCGGTAATGTTATTGGTTTGTTTCCGTACGTGGATGCTAAAAGAGatttttttagggttaaattacTATTTGGGGCCTGAATTTGATAATACTTCTTTCATTGGAgcttgaactttttttattcaagttagtCCTTGAATTTAGCCATTGTTCTCACACTGGGGCCTAAACCTCTTTTATCCAAGTTATTTCCTTGTAAAGTGAAAATCCTAAAATTCAAACATCAATGTGGGAATAATTATCAAGTTCATGCCTCAATGCAGAAACAATTACTTAATTCACACCCAAGTATGAGAACAATTACCAAATACAATTacctctttattattatttttctccttttctttttctttctttacctTATTTATTCGAGACCAATGTTGGTGTGACTCACTACCACTATAGGGTCAAATGTGCTGTACGACTTAGGCCTAAACACTACCAAGCGCAAATGTCTATATTTTCTTAGGGtaggtttggatgggcgattgggtgcggtgcggtgcgtttagcttattttttgtctcatgctacagtatctaatctcaccgccactgcTGTTTTTACTCTAatcgcaggtaaacgcaccgcccatccaaactcacccttaataGGTAGTTATACGTTATGCATGGCTGGTTTCAACTAGGTGCTTTTACTCTTTCAAAATTGTCATCTCAAGCTTATTAAAGTCAAGATACAAATCCTAACTAAAGAGAATATTGACCGGATGAAGAATTTGTGTTGGTACGAGCAATATTTCgaaaaattttccaaaagaaTTGACCTCCCTTCAACAATGCTAATACCCTCTTCAGTAAACTTGTCTAATTTGcctaatttagtatttttattttaaagtttttttttaaaaatttttaatattcaactAATAATTAATTCCAACTGAagtaaacccaaaataaatttatttcaaaaataaaatcccaatCCAACCTTTTATGAAATGTACCATTGAGCCACATAGCCATCACTAGACTTTGGCCCAATCCTTTAATTATAGAGCAAGGCTCAATGCGTTTATTTTGAGttcgaaaatttgaaatattaacaactaaaggaaaaaaaaaaagagggatttagggttttcgGCAATTGAACATCAACAATGGAAGGATTACAGAATCTGGTCCGTTCCTTCCCAAAGGACACAAAATCAGGTTCCCCTTCTTTCTTTCCCGAACTCCCCTACAATCTTCGCGGCGGAGGAGGTAGTGGAGGAGCAGCCGGCGCTTCTTCCGTTGATACAGCTCGTGTTTTAGTCAGCAGGCCTCCGAGGTATATTATCCATCGTCCATTTCAATCAACTTAACCTCTAATTACTTAACAATAATCCTTGCAATCTATCTCGCTTTCGAATTTTGCAGGCAAGTTGTTTCGCTGTGGACGTGTTCAAAACTCTGTGGATTTTGCTTCGTCGCCGGAATCATCGTCGGTTACTCCCTCAAACGCCGTGTACGGCTCTGGGCTTCCAAGCTTCTCAAGCGATTAAAAGATGAT
The Gossypium raimondii isolate GPD5lz chromosome 8, ASM2569854v1, whole genome shotgun sequence DNA segment above includes these coding regions:
- the LOC105792953 gene encoding uncharacterized protein LOC105792953 produces the protein MEGLQNLVRSFPKDTKSGSPSFFPELPYNLRGGGGSGGAAGASSVDTARVLVSRPPRQVVSLWTCSKLCGFCFVAGIIVGYSLKRRVRLWASKLLKRLKDD